In Liquorilactobacillus hordei DSM 19519, the following proteins share a genomic window:
- the pstC gene encoding phosphate ABC transporter permease subunit PstC — MDPIKDKIQSTSKETRQDIIGKILSYSCISLIVIVVLSIFAFVATKGLATFVVNKANIGDFLFGTNWNPSATDKAGNPLLGALPMITGSFGVTILAVIFAAPFAIGTALYMTEVASKRGEKLLQSVIELLVGIPSVVYGFIGLSVVVPFVRTHLGGSGYGILSGAFVLFVMVLPTVTSMTVDSLRAVPRYYKEASLALGATKWQTIYKVLLRSSTSGILTAIIFGMARAFGEALAVQMVIGNAAVMPKGLLSPASTLTSVLTMGIGNTVMGTVGNNALWSLALMLLLMSLVFNIIVRFIGRKGRM; from the coding sequence ATGGATCCTATCAAGGATAAGATTCAAAGTACATCAAAGGAAACAAGACAAGATATAATTGGTAAAATTCTATCGTATTCATGCATATCATTAATAGTGATTGTTGTGTTATCAATTTTTGCTTTCGTTGCAACGAAGGGACTGGCAACTTTTGTAGTTAATAAAGCAAATATAGGAGATTTTCTCTTTGGAACAAATTGGAATCCTTCCGCAACAGACAAAGCTGGTAATCCACTTTTAGGAGCCTTACCAATGATTACGGGTTCTTTTGGGGTAACGATTCTAGCGGTTATTTTTGCGGCTCCCTTTGCAATTGGGACAGCATTGTATATGACAGAGGTAGCTTCTAAACGTGGCGAAAAGCTTTTACAAAGTGTTATTGAGCTTTTGGTAGGAATTCCTTCAGTTGTTTATGGTTTTATCGGTTTGTCCGTAGTTGTACCATTTGTTAGAACACATTTGGGTGGATCAGGATATGGTATATTGTCTGGAGCATTCGTGTTATTCGTAATGGTTCTTCCAACTGTTACATCAATGACTGTAGATAGTTTAAGAGCGGTCCCACGTTACTACAAAGAAGCTTCCTTGGCATTAGGTGCGACAAAATGGCAAACTATCTATAAAGTTCTTCTACGTTCGTCAACATCTGGTATTTTAACTGCAATTATTTTTGGTATGGCTCGTGCATTTGGTGAGGCACTTGCTGTTCAGATGGTTATTGGTAATGCAGCGGTAATGCCTAAGGGGTTATTGTCACCGGCATCAACCCTGACAAGTGTACTTACAATGGGAATCGGGAACACAGTTATGGGTACTGTGGGTAATAATGCGCTTTGGTCACTTGCATTAATGCTTTTATTAATGTCATTGGTCTTCAACATTATTGTAAGATTTATTGGACGCAAAGGGAGAATGTAA
- a CDS encoding phosphate ABC transporter substrate-binding protein — translation MKKLTKIATVIIAASAILVGCGKSNSSSSSSSASSKAVSGKITIVGSTALQPLVEKAAENFQTDNSKVSITVQGGGSGTGLSQVQSGAVTIGNSDIFAQHSDGITASKLQDNKVAVVGMAPVVNKSVGVKNLTMKQLRNIFTGKITNWKDVGGKDQDIVLINRAEGSGTRATFETNVMNGETAAKSQEQDSNGTVQKMVAETPGAISYLAFSYVTSSIQEVSVDGVKPTDANVTTNKWKIWSYEHMYTKGTPNAATKAFLDYMKSDKVQKSLVKELGYVSISKMKVQKDANNKVTDIK, via the coding sequence ATGAAAAAGCTCACCAAAATTGCTACAGTTATTATTGCCGCTTCGGCTATCCTTGTGGGATGCGGGAAATCTAATTCAAGTTCATCATCTTCATCTGCTTCAAGTAAGGCAGTATCAGGTAAGATTACAATTGTTGGATCAACAGCATTGCAACCATTAGTAGAAAAAGCTGCGGAAAATTTCCAAACGGATAATTCTAAAGTAAGTATTACTGTCCAAGGTGGAGGTTCTGGAACAGGTTTAAGCCAAGTTCAATCTGGTGCAGTAACAATTGGTAACTCAGATATCTTTGCACAGCACAGTGATGGTATAACAGCAAGCAAGCTTCAAGACAACAAGGTTGCCGTTGTGGGAATGGCTCCTGTGGTCAACAAGAGCGTGGGTGTTAAGAACTTAACAATGAAGCAATTGCGTAACATCTTTACTGGTAAGATTACCAACTGGAAAGATGTAGGTGGTAAGGATCAAGACATCGTTTTAATTAATCGTGCAGAGGGTAGTGGTACACGTGCAACCTTCGAAACAAATGTTATGAATGGCGAAACAGCTGCTAAATCTCAAGAACAAGATTCAAACGGAACTGTTCAAAAGATGGTTGCTGAAACACCAGGTGCTATTAGTTACTTAGCATTTTCATACGTTACTTCTAGTATTCAAGAAGTATCAGTTGATGGTGTAAAACCAACTGATGCAAATGTAACAACAAACAAATGGAAAATTTGGTCATATGAACATATGTATACAAAAGGTACACCAAATGCAGCTACAAAAGCATTTCTTGACTACATGAAATCTGACAAAGTTCAAAAGAGTTTGGTTAAGGAACTTGGTTACGTTTCTATAAGCAAGATGAAAGTTCAAAAAGATGCAAATAATAAAGTTACGGATATTAAATAA
- a CDS encoding YbbR-like domain-containing protein: MNFNKFIDSPLFYRIIALAFAVLLFAYTNEDNLSSTRNNTDSTMLANASTTMRVALQLEVNSNKYFVTGYPEKVKVKVSGSKAMVTTISNTRNFKIYADLTDLKPGTHEVTLKQSGLSSDLDYTINPAKVKITISNRKTKSFPVQFNYDKQRVGNNYKVGTPTADPDVVSATGASSEISKIAEIVAAVEIPKGTKSTFSRSVLLQALDDKGKILNVVISPQTVDVKIPVYSETTTKKVPVQLVTTGDGDSDKSYTLSSSTETVTLSGTKSDLSGISSYKISVPIDGISSTTTKSVNLASPSNGVTIVQPKSAKVKITVGDSSSSSNESTVSSQSSSSSSSNSGTSSSSAKSSQSESESGSQTSSQSSSSSEDE, translated from the coding sequence ATGAATTTCAATAAATTTATTGATTCTCCCCTCTTTTATAGAATCATTGCGCTTGCATTTGCGGTTTTACTGTTTGCATATACGAATGAAGATAATTTAAGTAGTACAAGAAATAATACTGATTCAACTATGTTGGCAAATGCTTCAACCACTATGCGGGTAGCATTACAATTAGAAGTAAATAGTAATAAATATTTTGTAACAGGATATCCAGAAAAAGTTAAGGTCAAAGTTTCTGGATCAAAAGCAATGGTAACAACGATTTCAAATACACGTAATTTTAAAATATATGCGGATTTAACGGACTTAAAACCGGGGACACATGAGGTGACCTTGAAGCAATCAGGGTTGAGTAGCGATTTGGATTATACAATTAATCCAGCAAAAGTTAAGATTACAATCAGTAATAGAAAGACTAAATCTTTCCCTGTACAATTCAACTATGATAAACAAAGAGTTGGTAACAATTATAAAGTAGGAACACCAACTGCTGATCCAGATGTGGTTAGCGCAACAGGAGCTTCTTCTGAGATTAGCAAGATAGCAGAAATCGTCGCGGCGGTTGAAATTCCTAAAGGAACAAAATCTACGTTTAGTCGTTCAGTATTGTTGCAAGCACTCGATGATAAGGGTAAAATTCTCAACGTGGTCATTTCGCCACAAACAGTTGACGTGAAAATCCCAGTTTATAGTGAAACTACAACAAAAAAAGTCCCAGTTCAGTTAGTAACAACCGGAGATGGTGATTCTGATAAAAGTTATACATTAAGTAGTTCGACTGAAACAGTGACGTTGTCGGGGACGAAGAGTGATCTATCAGGAATATCGTCTTACAAGATTTCCGTTCCAATTGATGGCATCTCTAGTACAACAACTAAAAGTGTTAATCTTGCATCTCCTAGTAATGGTGTGACTATTGTTCAACCTAAGAGTGCAAAAGTAAAAATAACGGTCGGAGATTCTTCTAGCTCTAGCAATGAATCTACCGTATCTTCACAGAGTTCAAGTAGTAGTAGTTCCAATAGTGGAACATCAAGTTCGTCGGCTAAATCAAGTCAGAGCGAATCAGAAAGCGGAAGCCAAACTTCTTCACAAAGTTCTTCAAGCAGTGAAGATGAATAA
- a CDS encoding ISL3 family transposase — protein MSQDYSIENILQIQDPNIKCISIDNSDPKKQVIHAKLTYSIKRCPLCGQSQVVRFGTNLINVRMPPIKERPVILKLLKQRYLCKRGQHTFSAETSLVKPHCQISEDTKQMIILQLTKDRSITDIAEELNVSPVAVNRVLDSLAIQTKTALLTLPTTLCFDEFRSTGHQMSFIAIDGDTHRLVSVLPNRLNRSIQNHFESNYSLAERRKVKQVVIDFNAQYQSVIHIIFPEAKVIADNFHLVQMGLQALNQTRVQLMHRFTQNSREYRVLKHHWRLFLKTYSGLNQRKPQWFAHLKNWFTQEQLVWQGLELDSTYQHTYFVAHSLVDALRKRDYLKFIKTLNRADKVSPQLETTIKTYRKYLPLIKNMMASNYSNGPLEGVNRKIKQIKRTAYGYRNWSHFYTRIRIEFTIRIKKRKPIRK, from the coding sequence ATGTCCCAAGACTATTCTATCGAAAATATACTTCAAATCCAAGACCCAAATATTAAATGTATCAGTATTGACAATTCTGATCCCAAGAAACAAGTCATTCATGCCAAATTAACTTATTCGATAAAGCGCTGTCCACTTTGTGGCCAATCCCAAGTAGTCCGTTTTGGAACTAATTTGATCAACGTCAGGATGCCACCTATCAAAGAACGACCAGTTATCTTAAAACTGCTTAAACAACGTTATCTGTGCAAAAGAGGGCAACATACTTTTAGTGCTGAAACGTCGCTAGTTAAACCACACTGTCAAATCTCAGAAGATACCAAACAGATGATTATTCTACAGCTTACTAAAGATCGTAGTATTACTGATATTGCAGAGGAATTAAATGTTTCACCAGTGGCAGTTAATCGAGTACTTGATTCATTAGCGATTCAGACTAAGACCGCCTTGCTTACCTTACCAACTACGTTGTGTTTTGATGAATTTCGCTCCACTGGTCATCAGATGAGTTTTATTGCCATTGATGGTGATACACATCGGCTAGTTTCTGTTTTACCTAATCGCCTTAATCGAAGTATCCAAAATCACTTTGAAAGTAACTATTCCTTAGCTGAACGTAGGAAAGTTAAACAAGTAGTTATTGATTTCAATGCACAGTATCAATCCGTAATTCACATAATTTTTCCAGAAGCAAAAGTTATCGCCGATAACTTTCATCTAGTTCAAATGGGACTCCAAGCACTGAACCAGACACGCGTACAGTTAATGCATCGATTCACTCAAAATTCACGAGAATATCGAGTTCTCAAACATCACTGGCGTTTATTTTTAAAAACTTATTCTGGCTTAAATCAACGTAAACCACAATGGTTTGCGCATTTAAAGAACTGGTTCACCCAAGAACAATTAGTCTGGCAAGGTCTTGAGTTAGATTCAACCTACCAACACACTTACTTCGTTGCGCATTCCCTAGTTGATGCCTTAAGAAAGCGTGATTATTTAAAGTTCATTAAAACACTAAATCGAGCTGACAAAGTCAGCCCACAGCTTGAAACTACAATAAAGACCTATCGCAAATATCTACCATTAATTAAAAACATGATGGCAAGCAACTATTCAAATGGCCCACTAGAAGGTGTTAATCGCAAAATCAAACAAATTAAACGCACGGCATACGGCTATAGAAACTGGTCACATTTTTACACCCGGATTAGAATTGAATTTACGATTCGAATAAAAAAAAGAAAACCAATTCGAAAATGA
- the cdaA gene encoding diadenylate cyclase CdaA, producing MNIAWGSLFSWQNLANIIDILVVWYVIYKLMMLLRGTKAVQLFKGVIIIVLIKLISWFFDLQMVSWVTDQIINWGFIAIIIIFQPEIRRGLEHLGRGSVFFHNRKQNENERNMIKALDSAIQYMSKRRIGALITIQKNTGLEDYVETGIRLDADITGALLINIFIPNTPLHDGAVIIKENKIAVAAAYLPLSESNLIPKALGTRHRAAVGISEVTDALTIVVSEETGGVTITKNNELLRDLTRDDYLKLLNKELIVEEKDKKENKLLSTFVSIFEGRKKK from the coding sequence ATGAACATTGCTTGGGGCAGCCTTTTCTCGTGGCAAAACTTAGCTAACATAATAGATATTTTAGTAGTATGGTATGTAATATACAAATTAATGATGCTACTTAGGGGAACTAAAGCCGTCCAACTATTTAAAGGTGTAATTATAATAGTATTAATTAAACTTATAAGTTGGTTTTTTGACTTACAGATGGTATCTTGGGTAACTGATCAGATAATCAATTGGGGTTTCATTGCGATTATAATTATTTTCCAGCCGGAAATCAGGCGAGGACTTGAACATCTTGGACGTGGATCTGTTTTTTTTCATAATAGAAAACAAAATGAAAATGAACGTAATATGATTAAGGCACTTGATTCAGCAATTCAATATATGTCTAAGCGTCGAATAGGGGCTTTAATTACAATTCAAAAAAATACAGGTCTAGAGGATTATGTAGAAACTGGTATCAGGTTAGATGCGGATATTACAGGGGCACTCCTAATTAATATTTTCATACCAAATACGCCACTGCATGATGGAGCAGTTATAATTAAGGAAAATAAGATTGCTGTAGCAGCCGCATACTTACCTCTATCAGAAAGTAATCTGATTCCTAAGGCTCTTGGAACGAGGCACAGGGCTGCAGTTGGTATTAGTGAAGTTACAGATGCACTAACAATTGTTGTTTCAGAAGAGACCGGTGGAGTAACTATTACAAAAAATAATGAGCTATTAAGAGACTTAACTAGGGATGACTATCTGAAGCTATTAAATAAGGAATTAATTGTTGAGGAAAAGGATAAAAAAGAGAACAAGCTTCTGTCAACTTTCGTTAGCATTTTTGAAGGGAGGAAGAAAAAATGA
- the glmM gene encoding phosphoglucosamine mutase, translating to MKYFGTDGVRGIANKELSPELAFKLGRCGGFVLTKHASDAKPPKVLVARDTRVSGQMLEQALIAGLLSVGIEVFSLGVITTPGVAYLVRVQDADAGIMISASHNPVEDNGIKFFGGDGYKLSDEKEEEIEELLESGVDNLPRPSANGLGTLSDYHEGVLKYTQFLEQTIPDNLEDLHIAVDGANGATSGLVSRLFADLGVEFETMATEPDGLNINKAVGSTHPEALSKFVVEKEAQLGVAFDGDGDRCIAVDELGNIVDGDKIMYICGKYLSERGRLKKDTIVTTVMSNIGLYKAMENHELHSVKTQVGDRYVVEEMRKDGYNLGGEQSGHVVFLDFNTTGDGMLTALQLLNVVQKTGKKLSELAGEVTTYPQELINVKVTDKKAALENEAIKEIIKQVEIKMGSEGRVLVRPSGTENLLRVMAEAKTKEEVHEYVMQIVDVVKKEMGV from the coding sequence ATGAAATATTTTGGAACAGATGGTGTCAGAGGTATTGCAAATAAAGAACTTAGTCCTGAACTTGCATTTAAGTTAGGCCGCTGTGGTGGCTTTGTATTAACAAAACATGCAAGTGATGCTAAGCCTCCTAAGGTTTTAGTTGCACGTGATACAAGAGTTTCGGGTCAAATGTTAGAGCAGGCCTTAATTGCTGGCTTACTTTCGGTTGGCATTGAAGTCTTTTCACTAGGTGTAATCACAACGCCAGGGGTTGCGTATCTAGTTCGGGTACAAGATGCGGATGCGGGTATCATGATTTCTGCATCTCATAATCCTGTTGAAGATAATGGAATTAAGTTCTTTGGCGGTGATGGATACAAACTGTCTGATGAAAAAGAAGAAGAAATCGAAGAATTGCTTGAATCAGGAGTTGATAATCTACCAAGACCTTCTGCAAATGGACTTGGTACGTTAAGTGACTATCATGAAGGTGTCCTGAAATATACACAATTTTTAGAGCAAACTATTCCAGATAATCTAGAAGACCTGCATATAGCAGTTGATGGAGCAAATGGTGCCACAAGTGGTTTGGTTTCACGCTTATTTGCTGATTTAGGTGTTGAATTTGAAACTATGGCAACTGAGCCTGATGGTTTGAACATTAACAAGGCTGTTGGTTCTACTCATCCAGAAGCTTTATCAAAATTTGTTGTTGAAAAAGAAGCACAGTTGGGTGTAGCTTTTGATGGTGATGGTGATAGATGTATCGCCGTTGATGAACTTGGAAATATTGTTGATGGCGACAAGATTATGTATATTTGTGGTAAATATCTAAGTGAACGAGGCAGGCTAAAGAAAGATACAATTGTTACTACTGTAATGAGCAATATTGGTTTATATAAAGCAATGGAAAATCATGAGTTACATTCAGTAAAAACACAAGTAGGTGACCGCTATGTTGTTGAGGAAATGAGAAAAGATGGTTACAATTTGGGCGGCGAACAGTCTGGGCATGTAGTTTTTCTTGATTTTAATACCACGGGTGATGGGATGCTTACGGCATTACAGTTACTTAATGTGGTTCAAAAAACGGGTAAGAAATTATCTGAACTTGCTGGTGAAGTTACAACCTATCCACAAGAATTAATTAATGTAAAAGTAACTGATAAAAAAGCAGCTTTGGAAAATGAGGCAATCAAAGAAATAATTAAACAAGTTGAAATTAAAATGGGATCTGAGGGTCGAGTCTTAGTTAGACCTAGTGGAACAGAAAACCTTCTTAGAGTTATGGCGGAAGCCAAAACAAAAGAAGAAGTACACGAATATGTTATGCAAATAGTAGATGTGGTAAAAAAAGAGATGGGTGTGTAA
- a CDS encoding DUF1361 domain-containing protein has translation MSTTNKWIVRLSFYIFLLYIYITVASHNRIYSFLLLNTFLGYIPIEIAMHINSQKKTPVLVVLTVLWFLFYPNAPYVITDLFHLAMLNPYNSSTGLMEFNLHLWLKFTNLVTSALGCSLMGFWSLEHVADTILIKFKLWSKTNKIFLVSTLIIFSSVGIYIGRFLRLHTAYLFIDPKEVVSELIQMWNPRMLVFIGFMTIIQLIFYFSFDITRSSLSNNQELLAQNNKQKEQ, from the coding sequence ATGTCAACAACAAATAAATGGATAGTCCGGCTTTCTTTTTACATTTTTTTGCTATATATCTATATAACTGTAGCATCACATAACAGGATATATAGCTTTCTTTTGTTAAATACTTTCTTAGGGTATATTCCTATTGAAATTGCAATGCACATCAATTCTCAAAAAAAAACACCTGTGCTAGTAGTTCTAACCGTTTTATGGTTTCTGTTCTACCCAAACGCACCGTACGTAATTACTGATCTTTTTCATCTAGCAATGCTTAATCCTTATAACAGTTCAACTGGCTTGATGGAATTTAATTTACATCTTTGGCTAAAATTTACTAACTTGGTCACAAGTGCTCTTGGATGCTCATTGATGGGATTTTGGAGTCTCGAACACGTTGCAGATACCATCTTAATTAAATTTAAGTTATGGTCTAAAACCAATAAAATATTTTTAGTTTCAACTTTGATAATTTTTTCTTCTGTAGGAATCTATATTGGTAGATTTTTGAGGTTACATACAGCATATCTCTTTATTGATCCCAAAGAAGTAGTTTCAGAACTTATCCAAATGTGGAATCCGCGCATGCTTGTTTTTATAGGTTTTATGACAATCATTCAATTAATTTTTTATTTTTCTTTTGATATTACACGTAGTTCACTATCAAATAACCAAGAATTGCTCGCTCAAAATAATAAACAAAAAGAACAATGA